A section of the Pseudomonas lini genome encodes:
- the msuE gene encoding FMN reductase, with the protein MSRPLKVVALSGGTWRPSRTLVLTQALLAELAEQLPIESKLIELGDIARPLGAALSRQELSADIEAELQAIESADLLIVAAPVYRGSYPGLLKHLFDLIDLNALIDTPVLLAATGGSERHALVLDHQLRPLFSFFQALTLPIGVYATEADFSNYQITSEPLKARIRLAAERAAPLFGVHPKNLLKIA; encoded by the coding sequence ATGTCGCGTCCATTGAAAGTCGTTGCCCTCTCCGGCGGTACCTGGCGTCCGTCTCGCACTTTGGTGTTGACCCAGGCGCTGTTGGCCGAACTGGCCGAGCAGTTGCCGATCGAAAGCAAGCTGATCGAACTGGGCGACATCGCCCGACCACTGGGCGCCGCGCTGTCGCGTCAGGAACTGAGCGCCGATATCGAAGCCGAGCTGCAAGCGATCGAAAGCGCCGACTTGCTGATCGTCGCCGCGCCGGTTTATCGCGGCTCCTACCCAGGCCTGCTCAAGCACCTGTTCGACCTGATCGACCTCAACGCGCTGATCGACACCCCGGTGCTGCTGGCTGCCACCGGTGGCAGCGAACGTCATGCGCTGGTGCTCGATCATCAGTTGCGGCCTCTGTTCAGTTTCTTCCAGGCCCTGACTTTGCCTATTGGCGTCTATGCCACCGAAGCCGACTTCTCCAATTATCAAATAACCAGTGAGCCCCTGAAGGCCCGCATTCGTCTAGCTGCAGAACGCGCGGCGCCGTTGTTCGGCGTGCACCCCAAAAATCTGTTGAAAATCGCTTAA